A genome region from Planctomycetota bacterium includes the following:
- the lexA gene encoding transcriptional repressor LexA: MTLTPQQIKIFRLIRDCRNSKGFSPTMQEIANELGVSKVTVFEHVEALIEKGALIRKPNKARSLEIAGDAELPGDQASDNELPLVGRIAAGHPVEKYEQSETLRLDSIFGTRLGQRGNLFALQVDGMSMRDEGILDGDYVIVEQRSVARNGERVVALLPEGETTLKTFFKERDGTIRLQPANPEFEPIIVKECVIQGVVIGVLRRYQRN; the protein is encoded by the coding sequence ATGACACTGACCCCACAACAAATCAAGATCTTCCGCCTCATACGCGACTGCAGGAACAGCAAGGGCTTTTCCCCGACCATGCAGGAAATCGCCAACGAACTCGGCGTCAGCAAGGTCACCGTCTTCGAGCATGTCGAAGCCCTGATCGAGAAAGGCGCGCTGATTCGCAAGCCCAACAAAGCTCGCTCTTTGGAGATTGCGGGTGACGCGGAGCTGCCGGGCGATCAGGCCTCCGACAACGAGCTTCCGCTGGTCGGCCGCATCGCCGCGGGACACCCGGTGGAGAAGTACGAGCAATCGGAGACGCTGCGGCTCGACAGCATTTTCGGAACGCGCCTGGGGCAGCGGGGAAATCTCTTCGCGCTGCAGGTGGACGGCATGAGCATGCGCGACGAGGGGATCCTGGACGGCGACTATGTGATCGTGGAGCAGCGCAGCGTCGCCCGCAACGGCGAGCGCGTCGTCGCCCTCCTTCCCGAGGGCGAGACCACGTTGAAGACCTTCTTCAAGGAACGCGACGGCACCATTCGACTTCAGCCGGCCAATCCGGAATTCGAGCCGATCATCGTGAAGGAGTGCGTGATCCAGGGTGTGGTGATCGGCGTGCTTCGTCGCTACCAGCGCAACTGA
- the trpA gene encoding tryptophan synthase subunit alpha: protein MNRIEKIFAELRAKKRKALMPFVVAGFPAPGTLASTLEALQKAGSSIVEIGIPFSDPIADGPVIAQAMHHSLLKGTTPESILKEVAHIRPRIAMGLVAMVSVSIVQRLGNEKFIRALAASGFDGIIIPDLDLDAARPIVVAAESSGMALAMLISPLTPQERIKKIVAMCRGFVYLLSRAGITGEQGGAPDIDELVRRVRAETTLPLAVGFGISTPEHVRAVVRFADAAIVGSALVRSMGQGEPDQALSRAEKLTRDLVEAL, encoded by the coding sequence GTGAATCGTATCGAGAAGATTTTCGCGGAACTGCGCGCGAAGAAGCGCAAGGCGCTGATGCCTTTCGTGGTGGCGGGATTTCCCGCTCCGGGCACCCTGGCGTCGACGCTGGAAGCCCTTCAAAAAGCCGGGAGTTCGATCGTGGAAATCGGCATCCCATTCTCGGATCCGATCGCCGACGGACCGGTCATCGCGCAGGCGATGCATCACTCCCTTTTGAAGGGAACGACACCCGAATCCATCCTGAAGGAAGTGGCTCACATCCGCCCGCGGATCGCCATGGGCCTGGTGGCGATGGTCAGCGTCTCCATCGTGCAGCGGCTGGGCAATGAGAAGTTCATTCGCGCGCTGGCCGCCTCGGGATTCGATGGAATCATCATTCCCGATCTCGATTTGGACGCCGCGCGGCCGATCGTGGTCGCCGCGGAATCCAGCGGCATGGCGCTGGCCATGCTGATCTCCCCGCTGACGCCGCAGGAACGAATCAAGAAAATCGTCGCGATGTGCCGCGGCTTCGTCTATCTGCTTTCCAGGGCCGGCATCACCGGCGAGCAGGGCGGCGCGCCCGACATCGACGAATTGGTGCGCCGAGTTCGCGCCGAGACGACCTTGCCGCTGGCCGTTGGATTCGGCATTTCAACTCCCGAGCATGTGCGCGCCGTGGTCCGCTTCGCCGACGCCGCGATCGTGGGCAGCGCATTGGTCCGGTCGATGGGGCAGGGGGAGCCCGATCAGGCACTTTCCCGCGCCGAGAAGCTGACCCGGGATCTGGTCGAAGCTCTTTAG
- a CDS encoding M48 family metallopeptidase, producing the protein MIIALLLLGAVALAPAACTTVAGTNRKQFNVYSTSEEKSMGQQAYQEEMKGAKVLSSGPVNDRIQTIGARIAAAAKQRYPEMANSMAWQWTVVDDPKMVNAWMLPGGYGAVYTGIIDFAQSDDEIAVVMGHEASHAIARHGGERMSSGAAAQLGAAAAGAATNSSAVAQAAALGLQGGVLLPYSRMQESEADNLGLLIAAQAGYDPRTAITLWKRMQSRGGTTFEWLSTHPSEGTRIERLQEEMPEAYAIYKKTQGEKSSAAPTAPAGTPAPASNAAPKGK; encoded by the coding sequence GTGATCATCGCGCTCCTGCTGCTCGGCGCGGTTGCACTCGCGCCGGCCGCCTGCACCACGGTTGCGGGCACAAACCGCAAGCAGTTCAATGTCTATTCCACGAGCGAAGAGAAATCGATGGGTCAGCAGGCCTATCAGGAGGAGATGAAGGGAGCCAAGGTCCTCAGCTCCGGCCCCGTCAACGACCGCATCCAGACCATCGGCGCGCGGATTGCCGCGGCGGCCAAGCAGCGCTATCCCGAGATGGCCAATTCGATGGCGTGGCAATGGACCGTGGTCGACGACCCCAAGATGGTGAATGCCTGGATGCTTCCCGGCGGCTACGGCGCGGTCTACACGGGAATCATCGATTTTGCCCAGTCGGACGACGAGATCGCCGTGGTCATGGGCCATGAAGCCTCCCATGCGATCGCCCGTCACGGCGGAGAGCGCATGTCCAGCGGCGCCGCCGCGCAATTGGGAGCCGCCGCTGCGGGCGCCGCGACCAACAGCAGCGCCGTGGCCCAGGCCGCCGCGCTGGGACTTCAGGGCGGCGTGCTGCTGCCCTACAGCCGGATGCAGGAAAGCGAAGCGGACAATCTCGGCCTGCTCATCGCGGCCCAGGCGGGCTATGACCCCCGCACCGCGATCACGCTGTGGAAGCGGATGCAATCCCGCGGCGGAACCACCTTCGAGTGGCTCTCCACGCATCCCAGCGAGGGGACCCGCATCGAGCGCCTGCAGGAGGAGATGCCCGAGGCCTACGCCATCTACAAGAAGACGCAGGGCGAGAAAAGTTCCGCCGCCCCCACCGCTCCGGCCGGCACGCCGGCTCCCGCGAGCAATGCAGCGCCGAAGGGAAAATGA
- the cadA gene encoding cadmium-translocating P-type ATPase, with translation MHCASCGLTVQRELESQRGVHRASVDHVGGLATVETDAACSDGDLVKAVVRSGYKAEPVESELDSAALQAEAEQSQIRSERQWRRRSQIGFAIWIPMETLHWISMSRGTHNSTVDAILLAGSTLSMVLVGSGFWRSAWTALRVGRTNMDVLIALGATTAYVASLVIFLAQRFDALQGETTWFSEAAALLAIISLGHWFEARATKSAGMAVRELLELQPEQAERLDAVGASASIRSQDIKESDLIMVRPGGRVPVDGVIAFGEADLDESVMTGEPLPVRRGVGEPVSAGTMCFSGMLHVRATTSGRTTSLGRIARLVQRAQTSRPPIQRMADRVASVFVPLVLAIAAAAAIGWGLAGSWPTGIAAATTVLIISCPCALGLAGPMAVMVGAGEASLRGILIKDAAALERAGRVDTVLFDKTGTLTRGEPVVTGIELLGTLSLQEVIALAASVEHGSEHPIARAILRRAAEASVAIPAATGFESTPGLGVRARVGGLTVEMRRDATASCVLLVDGVAAARFALADSLREGARQVVESLRAHGMSVGLVTGDRRPEALRIAKESGIDPDMVTADSTPEGKLEVIRRFGERAIMVGDGVNDSAALAAAGLGVAMGSGTSIAGESAPVVLVGGRLAALPAMIRISRATLRCMRQNLFLAFVYNVVAIPLAAFALLGVYGPAIAAAAMACSDVSVVGNALRLKWSLRRDRA, from the coding sequence ATGCATTGCGCCAGCTGCGGCTTGACGGTCCAGAGAGAGCTGGAGTCCCAGCGCGGCGTTCACCGAGCCAGCGTCGATCACGTCGGCGGCCTCGCCACGGTCGAGACCGACGCCGCATGTTCGGACGGAGATCTGGTGAAGGCCGTGGTTCGAAGCGGCTACAAGGCCGAACCCGTCGAGTCCGAGCTGGATTCCGCGGCGCTGCAGGCCGAGGCGGAGCAGAGCCAGATTCGATCGGAGCGACAATGGAGGCGACGCAGCCAGATCGGATTCGCGATCTGGATTCCCATGGAAACTTTGCACTGGATCTCCATGTCGCGGGGGACGCACAATTCCACGGTGGATGCGATCCTGCTGGCCGGAAGCACGCTCTCCATGGTGCTCGTAGGCAGCGGCTTCTGGCGCAGCGCGTGGACGGCCTTGCGCGTCGGACGCACCAACATGGATGTCCTGATCGCCCTGGGCGCGACGACCGCCTACGTCGCCAGCCTGGTGATCTTCCTTGCGCAGCGCTTCGATGCCTTGCAGGGAGAGACGACCTGGTTCAGCGAGGCGGCGGCGCTGCTGGCGATCATTTCACTGGGCCACTGGTTCGAGGCCCGTGCCACCAAGTCCGCGGGCATGGCGGTCCGCGAATTGCTGGAGCTTCAGCCCGAGCAGGCCGAGCGCCTCGACGCGGTCGGCGCGAGCGCATCGATCCGCTCGCAGGACATCAAAGAATCAGACCTCATCATGGTGCGGCCGGGCGGACGGGTTCCCGTCGACGGCGTCATCGCCTTTGGCGAGGCGGACCTGGACGAGTCCGTCATGACCGGGGAGCCGCTGCCGGTTCGGCGCGGCGTGGGCGAGCCGGTGAGCGCCGGCACGATGTGCTTCTCGGGCATGCTGCATGTGCGGGCCACGACCTCGGGCCGGACCACCTCGCTGGGCCGCATCGCCCGGCTGGTGCAGCGGGCGCAGACCAGCCGCCCGCCCATCCAGCGCATGGCCGACCGCGTCGCGTCGGTTTTCGTTCCGCTGGTGCTTGCGATCGCGGCCGCCGCGGCGATCGGCTGGGGACTCGCGGGTTCATGGCCGACCGGCATCGCGGCGGCAACGACGGTGCTGATCATTTCCTGCCCATGCGCGCTGGGGCTGGCCGGCCCGATGGCGGTGATGGTGGGCGCCGGCGAGGCGAGTCTGCGCGGCATCCTGATTAAGGACGCGGCGGCCCTGGAGCGTGCCGGTCGCGTCGACACGGTTCTCTTCGACAAAACCGGAACGCTGACCCGCGGCGAGCCCGTGGTGACCGGCATCGAGCTGCTGGGAACACTTTCGCTTCAGGAGGTGATCGCTCTTGCCGCTTCGGTGGAACACGGCAGCGAGCACCCCATCGCGCGGGCCATCCTGCGCCGCGCCGCCGAGGCATCGGTGGCGATTCCCGCTGCGACGGGCTTCGAGTCGACGCCGGGGCTCGGGGTTCGAGCCCGCGTCGGCGGCCTCACTGTGGAGATGCGCCGCGACGCGACTGCCTCGTGCGTGCTCCTGGTCGATGGCGTCGCCGCGGCTCGCTTCGCCTTGGCGGACTCGCTTCGGGAGGGAGCGAGGCAAGTAGTCGAATCCCTGCGCGCCCATGGGATGTCCGTGGGACTGGTCACGGGCGATCGGCGGCCCGAGGCGCTGCGGATTGCGAAGGAATCCGGCATCGATCCGGACATGGTGACGGCCGACTCGACGCCGGAGGGAAAGCTCGAGGTCATCCGCCGCTTCGGCGAGCGAGCCATCATGGTGGGGGACGGCGTCAATGACTCGGCGGCGCTGGCGGCCGCGGGTCTGGGGGTCGCCATGGGAAGCGGCACGTCGATCGCCGGTGAAAGCGCCCCGGTGGTGCTGGTCGGCGGTCGGCTCGCGGCGCTGCCGGCCATGATCCGCATCTCGCGGGCGACGCTGCGCTGCATGCGGCAAAATCTCTTTCTGGCCTTCGTCTACAACGTCGTGGCCATTCCACTGGCGGCCTTCGCATTGCTTGGGGTGTACGGTCCGGCCATCGCCGCGGCCGCCATGGCCTGCAGCGACGTCAGCGTGGTCGGCAACGCGCTGCGATTGAAGTGGTCATTGCGGCGCGATCGCGCCTGA